A stretch of DNA from Microlunatus sp. Gsoil 973:
GGTGTCGATGGATTCGTCGGGCAGGCTCACCCAGCAGAACATGCCGCCGTCGGGATCGGTACAGCTGACGCCGGTGGGCAGTTCCCGGGCGACCGCGTCGATCATGATCGCCGCGCGCTGACCGTAGGCCTCCCGGATGATCTTGATCTGCTCGGCAAGCACGTCGTCGAGCAGTTCGGTGATGATCATCTGGTTGAGCGTGGGCGAGTGCAGGTCTGCCGCCTGTTTGGCCTGCACGAGCTTGTCGATCACGTGGCGTGGGCCCTGCACCCAGGCGTCCCGGAGACCCGGCGCCAACACCTTGGAGAAGGTGCCGAGCATGATCACGTTCAAGTCGTCGTCGGGCGTCGTGCGCCGGGCCAGGCTGAACAACGTCTCGACCTCCTGGCCGCGGAAACGCAGTTCGTTGTACGGCCCGTCCTCGATCACCGTCACAAGGTGCCGACGGGTGATCTCGAGCAGGGCCAACCGCCGCTGCGCCGACAGCGTCCGCCCGGTCGGGTTCTGGAAGGTCGGGACGGTGTAGAGCAGTCGCCCGTCGACCCGGCCGAGCAGTTCGTCGAGTGCCTCGGGAATGATGCCGTCGTCGTCGGTGGCGACCTCGACGAACCGTGGCGCGTACGGGGTGAATGCCTGCAGTGCCCCGAGATAGGTCGGCGACTCGACCAGCACGATGTCTCCCGGATCGATCAGCACCCGGCCGAGCAGGTCGAGGCCCTGCTGGC
This window harbors:
- a CDS encoding PLP-dependent aminotransferase family protein; amino-acid sequence: MIPVSSTARRMTSSAIREILKITQRPEVISFAGGLPAPELFPVDPIRAAADRVLAEHGRQALQYSTTEGHLPLRRWIAERSEITADMVQITTGSQQGLDLLGRVLIDPGDIVLVESPTYLGALQAFTPYAPRFVEVATDDDGIIPEALDELLGRVDGRLLYTVPTFQNPTGRTLSAQRRLALLEITRRHLVTVIEDGPYNELRFRGQEVETLFSLARRTTPDDDLNVIMLGTFSKVLAPGLRDAWVQGPRHVIDKLVQAKQAADLHSPTLNQMIITELLDDVLAEQIKIIREAYGQRAAIMIDAVARELPTGVSCTDPDGGMFCWVSLPDESIDTEAMLPEAVANNVAYVPGRPFYAAGERRNTLRLSYATSTEDQIRTGIADLGRVIAERLSSRPAADAPL